The genome window CCGCGCGGGGTGCTCGTACTGCGCGCTGTGCGGCAGCTACGGCTGTGAGATGGGCGCCAAGAGCGGCACCAACGCCAGCCTCATCCCCGCCGCGCTCGCCACCGGCAAGGTGGAGCTGCGCCCCGGCTGCATGGCGCGCACCGTGGAGGTGGACAAGCAGGGCCGCGCGAAGAGCGTCATCTACCTGGACGCCAACGGCGTCACCCAGGAGCAGCCGGCGAAGGTGGTGGTGGTGTCCTGCACCTCGGTGGAGAGCGCGCGGCTGCTCCTCAACTCCACCTCCAGCCGCTTCCCGCGCGGGCTGGCCAACGGCAGCGGGCTGGTGGGAAGGAACCTGACGTTCAGCTCCTTCGGCGAGTCCCAGGCCACCTTCCGCGTGTCGAAGCACGCCGAGAAGCGCCCGTGGCTGAAGGACCCGGCGCCCTTCATCAACCGCAGCCTCCAGGACTTCTACCTCATGCCGGACGCCCGCTTCGGCTTCCGCAAGGGCGGCACGCTGGGCTTCATGTGGACGCACCCCAACCCCATCTTCGCGGCGGTGGGCCTGGCCGGGAAGGGCACGTCCGCCGTCTTCGGCAAGGCGCTGAAGGACAGGATGCGGGACTACCGCGACTCGCGCATCCTCCAGTTCGAGGTGTATGCCGAGTTCCTCTCCACCCCCGGCACCTATGTGTCCGTGGAGAACGAGGTGAAGGACAAGTACGGCATCCCCGTGGCCGCCATCACCGTGGAGCGGCACCCCATGGACCTGGCCGCCACGCGCTTCCTGGTGGAGCGCGGTGAGGAGGTGCTGATGCGCCTGGACCCGGACGAGGTGAAGCGCGGCACCGTCCGCGGCGAGACGACCATCCTCCAGCACGGCACCTGCCGCTTCGGCAACGACGCGTCCGCGTCCGTGCTGGACAAGCACTGCCGGGCACACGAGGTGCCCAACCTCTACGTGGTGGACGGCAGCTTCATGCCCACCGGCGGCAGCGTGCCCTCCACGCTCACCATCGCCGCCAACAGCTTCCGCGTGGCGCACCACCTGGTGCGCACGCTGAAGGGCTGAGCACGACAAGGCCGACGGGACGCTACCGGTTGCGCAGGGGCGTCACGTCCACCTTCACCACGTAGCGCGCCTGCATGTCGGACTCGAACTCGATGAGGTGGTCGCCCACGCCGGTGACGTCCGCCTCGCGGGTGTACTCGCCGAACTTCTCCATCATGTCGAGCACCGCGCGCCCGTCCGAGGCCTGCCGCGTGCGCGCACGGCAGCCCTCCTCGTGGAAGAGGACCACCGTCTCCTCGCCCGCGGCGGTGACGTCCTCGAGGAAGAAGCTCACCTTGACGGTGGCGGCCTCCGGCGCCTGGACGATGAACTGTCCCCGTCCGGGGAAGCGCCCCTCCGAGTAGCTCTCCGTGCCGAGGATGCAGCCGGCCACCCGGCTGCACACGGGCCAGGACGCGTCACACGTGTCCTTCACGCGCGGGCCGATGAAGTCCTCGCGCGAGCCGCCACATCCCACCGCGAGCACCGCGAAGAGCAGCCCCGCCAACACCTGGGCCTCGCGGTGAAACACTGTTACAAACGACCTCATCATCTGACCCTCAATCCGAGGAGTGGACGTCCATGCAACTGCGTACCCGGTGGCTCCCCATCATCTTCTTCGCGCTGGCCGGCTGTGGCGAGGAGGCGGCGGACCTCCCCAAGGCGCCGCAGCTCTTCACCGACCGCGACGAGATGTCCTTCAACCGCGAGTTCGACAGCGGCATCTTCCTCAACACGACGGGCTTCAACTCCCTCGTCCTGGAGAACCGCGGCGAGGACACGCTGCAAATCACCGACATCACCATGGCCGCCCCCTCGGAGTTCAAGCTCCAGGTGCCCGAGGGCTTCGTCGCCGGCACGCCCTTCCCGCTGGAGACGTACAAGCGCGCCTTCATCACGGTGGCGTTCACGCCGAAGGCCGCCCGCGAGTACCAGGGCACGCTGACCATCAAGTCCAACGCGGCCAACACGCCGGAGAAGGTCATCGTCCTCAGCGGCAAGGGCGTCGACCCCAACGCGCCCTGAGCCGGGGCGGGCCCCGCGTCCGCCGGGCGGGAGCCGTCGCTC of Pyxidicoccus xibeiensis contains these proteins:
- a CDS encoding GMC family oxidoreductase, whose protein sequence is MSLPEVDVCIIGSGAGGAPMALELGRAGFKVVVLEKGRHYKPQDFVHDEILNSRRNFFMPLPWDEPHLMRQGAKGRYERSNSAWTANCVGGGTVHMSGYFYRLKPVDFRLSSTLGPVPGSTVADWPISYEELAPFYDKAEAEMGVSGEAVPHPFAEPRSGPYPLPPLDVHPLAGEIDKACTAMGWHSVPTARGIISKPYRGRAGCSYCALCGSYGCEMGAKSGTNASLIPAALATGKVELRPGCMARTVEVDKQGRAKSVIYLDANGVTQEQPAKVVVVSCTSVESARLLLNSTSSRFPRGLANGSGLVGRNLTFSSFGESQATFRVSKHAEKRPWLKDPAPFINRSLQDFYLMPDARFGFRKGGTLGFMWTHPNPIFAAVGLAGKGTSAVFGKALKDRMRDYRDSRILQFEVYAEFLSTPGTYVSVENEVKDKYGIPVAAITVERHPMDLAATRFLVERGEEVLMRLDPDEVKRGTVRGETTILQHGTCRFGNDASASVLDKHCRAHEVPNLYVVDGSFMPTGGSVPSTLTIAANSFRVAHHLVRTLKG